The nucleotide window TGTTTCATTCATTAGGAGCGAGTCTAACTCATTGGAAGGTCATCTCTTTCATTAGGAGCAAGTCTAACTCATTGGAAGGTCATCTCATTCATTAAGAGCGAGTCTAACTCATTGGAAGGTCATCCCATTCATTAGGAGCGAGTCTAACTCATTGGAAGGTCATCTCTTTCATTAGGAGCAAGTCTAACTCATTGGAAGGTCATCTCATTCACTAAGAGCGAGTCTAACTCATTGGACGGTCATCCCATTCATTAGGAGCGAGTGTAACTCATTGGAAGGTCATCTCATTCATTAGGAGCGAGTCTAACTCATTGGAAGGTCATCTCATTCATTAGGAGCGAGTCTAACTCATTGGAAGGTCATCTCATTCATTAGGAGCGAGTCTAACTCATTGGAAGGTCATCTCATTCATTAGGAGCGAGTCTAACTCATTGGAAGGTCATCTCATTCATTAGGAGCGAGTCTAACTCATTGGAAGGTCATCCCATTCATTAAGAGTGAGTCTAACTCATTGGAAGGTCATCTCATTCATTAGGAGCGAGTCTTACTCATTGGAAGGTCATCTCATTCATTAGGAGCGAGTCTAACTCATTGGAAGGTCATCACATTCATTTGGAGCTAGTTTAACTCATTGGAAGGTCATCTCATTCATTAGGAGCGAGTCTAACTAATTGGAAGGTCATCCCATTCATTACGAGCGAGTCTAACTCATTGGAAGGTCATTCCATTCATTAGGAGTGAGTCTAACTCATTGGAAGGTCATCTCATTCATTAGGAGTGAGTCTAACTCATTGGAAGGTCATCTCATTCATTAGGAGTGAGTCTAACTCATTGGAAGGTCATCGCATTCATTAGGAGTGAGTCTAACTCATTGGAAGGTCATCTCATTCATTAGGAGCGAGTCTAACTCATTGGAAGGTAATCTCATTCATTAGGAGCGAGTCTAACTCATTGGAAGGTCATCACATTCATTTGGAGCTAGTTTAACTCATTGGATGGTCATCTCATTCATTATGAGCGAGTCTAACTCATTGGAAGGTCATCCCATTCATTAGGAGTGAGTCTAACTCATTGGAAGGTCATCTCATTCATTAGGAGCGAGTCTAACTCATTGGAAGGTCATCTCATTCATTAGGAGCGAGTCTAACTCATTGGAAGGTCATCACATTCATTTGGAGCTAGTTTAACTCATTGGACGGTCATCTCATTCATTAGGAGCGAGTCTAACTCATTGGAAGGTCATCTCATTCATTAGGAGCGAGTCTAACTCATTGGAAGGTCATCCCATTCATTAGGAGCGAGTCTAACTCATTGGAAGGTCATCCCATTCATTAGGAGCGAGTCGAACTCATTGGAAGGTCATCTCATTCATTAGGAGTGAGTCTAACTTATTGGAAGGTCATCGCATTCATTAGGAGTGAGTCTAACTCATTGGAAGGTCATCTCATTCATTAGGAGCGAGTCTAACTCATTGGAAGGTCATCACATTCACTTGGAGCTAGTTTAACTCATTGGAAGGTCATCCCATTCATTAGGAGCGAGTCTAACTCATTGGAAAGTCATCTCATTCATTAGGAGCGAGTCTAACTCATTGGAAGGTCATCCCATTCATTAGGAGCGAGTCTAACTCATTGGAAGGTCATCTCATTCATTAGGAGCGAGTCTAACTCATTGGAAGGTCGCCCATTCATTAGGAGCACGTCTAACTCATTGGAAGGTCATCTCATTCACCTGAAGTGAGTCTAATTCATTGGGAGGACATCTCATTTATTAAGAGTGATTCTCACTTATGTACAGTGATTCTCACTCATCAGAGCCCTGTTTTGTTTCATGTGTGTCATTAGAAGTCTCACAGGGAATATGGCAGTTTGTCCTTACATTATGGTCACATTCCTGTTACTTCCACTACCGCTACCCAACTCTTACCCGTGAACCGCAGCCTCTCTGTGGAGCCCCCAGGCAGTGTGGAGTGGTAGACAGTGCAGGTGAAATCTACATTATCGTCCTTCAACGTCGCGTTAAATGGGCAAGCGGCCATCAGTGAGAAGGTGCCATTTGGGTTCATCCACTtcctcatactctctcccaggaGCTGTCCGTCTCTTTTCAAGGTGAGGCTGAGATCATCGGGGTAGAAACCAATAGCCATACAAACCAGCGAAGAATTCTTCTGTCCTTTGCTTGAGAGGAGAAAGATGACATCTGGCCGAACTGGAACACATTATGGGGGAGATTAACTAAATTCTGCTATAGGAGCTCAATCCCTCGTTAACAGCCGGTGAGGTAACAAAACAGGTAAAAACTCAAAACAAGCACGTCTTTGTACATGTGAAAAGCAAGCAAGAGATCAGAATAATATAAACAGTTTTGACTTCATTGTAGATTTTTGCGGGACTACTtctttaatgttattttttttaattcacctttattgtttattatacagtaaaactgaaagtgcagagagagggagagagagagaatgagaatgagagagagaatatgagagagagaatgagagagagagaatatgagagagattgagaatgagaaagagagagggagagagagagagaatatgagagagaatgagaaagagagagagaggagagagagagagagagagagagagagagagagagagagactgagagagattgagaatgagaaagagagagagagggggagagagagagagagggggagagagagagagagaatatgagagagattgagaaagagagagagagggggagagagagagggagagagagagaatgttctTAATAGAAGTTCTGTAGTTTTGCCGATTTTCTTAACAGGTGTAGGATTTTGCTTTAAATTAGCCAAGTACCAAAGTTTTTTGATGGAAATTCAAGACCCACCCAGAAACACTGCAGTTTAACCATGGttactgcattatgtattaaCTTCTGTAAACAGAGCAGGCACCGGGGGTTTGTAATAATCACTCACCTCCAAAGGTAAGTTGGAACGTTTTCTTGAGTGGATAAGGAGACGTCTTCTGCAGAACCTGGCAGGAGAACTGGGCCCCGTGATCTTTCATGGTAGGGGTGATACAGAAGGAGCTCTCGACCGTAACCCCCTCAGAATTCAAGTCCTCCAGAACACGTGGGGTGGATGTACTGAGGACCTGCCCATTTCTCAGCCACTCAAACATCACCTCGGAGGTTGACAGGTTGCCCGCCCGGCAACGAAGCTCGTTAGACTGGTTCACAATGACCACAGTCCCTTCCACCGAGATCTGACGGTGATCTGCTGAGAAGACACAGGAAGAGCTCAAAAACCAACATGGTCAAGAGAAACACATCACTTCTGAGCATCACAGGGACATGCAGCCTAACATCACAAAGGCATGTCCAAgttgatgtactgcaccgacacactttattcgagcaaatacccggtatgtacctggcagatacctggaatgcgccgctcctcacctctgacaagccccgttgcatttgccttcccagcctgggttcattatgtataaacgtagagattgacgctcatacaagtgtatagactcacaaactgtattacagcatataggtagataggaacttccataaataattccagcaattatataatactaggttaaggggggacatgaacatgggacctagcggtcagtcagcgcgactaccgcagatatggtttaccctgcttaccccccttaccatatacacttccctaaatagggaccaaggtaacatagaatgagggctactgcccattacctttccattgagtgtatgggaatacgaaatccatccagacgaagttccactgcgtgcaatcctgatcaggGAAATTCAGAatgtagggaagcaaggagcacagctgaagtagaaatctgcagggagagtcctgtagaaaaaatgaataaggggcacaactccgtgctaaaactgagggtggtttattggataattgcacagggacagaaacacagcccacacaccgacatgtttcgtcccacgggactttatcaaggtgtaccacatcactatacctccttacctttaatacacccatttcgcgccaaaatcgcccaaccgagtacactgcgcatgcgcgccggcgacgcgtcgcatctccgtgacatcgcctcccctctggcactagtcctggagtcagagaccacgtcactgggatgcgtccgtttccaccctggaacgcatgccagctgtgctcctattgggcggaggcggaagagggatgaaaattacatttttctacatttttttacactcaacaactttattagtataaaaaaagacaaacatattttgcccatagctaaactttgcaaacagacacattgctagtttagtttagggttacattaaaaacaaatgctaatcacattgaataacctttgataaaataaaaataaaaagagagaagATATTTTAAACAGTCACAAAACTCCATTTAGACTACAATCATTTTAGAAGAttatattctaatctaagtagataagtTTATACAAAAATACTATAATATGGGCAAAATATTatatgggcaaaatatgtttgtctttttttatactaataaagttgttgagtgtaaaaaaatgtagaaaaatgtaattttcatccctcttccgcctccgcccaataggagcacagctggcatgcgtcccagggtggaaacggacgcatcccagtgacgtggtctctgactccaggactagtgccagaggggaggcgatgtcacggagatgcgacgcgtcgccggcgcgcatgcgcagtgtactcggttgggcgattttggcgcgaaatgggtgtattaaaggtaaggaggtatagtgatgtggtacaccttgataaagtcccgtgggacgaaacatgtcggtgtgtgggctgtgtttctgtccctgtgcaattatccaataaaccaccctcagttttagcacggagttgtgccccttattcattttttctacaggactctccctgcagatttctacttcagctgtgctccttgcttccctacattctgaaccagcctgggttcatgcctggctgacgggcggctgatctgttaaatgataatgattaggatttaataggctgcaatgcttcgcgtgtctaccagatggcataaattcatgaattgtaatgcagtatatatatatatgtactgtgcagtattgcagccaacgggaataaaatgcttcaatccctgccggaaaataactcaatgcactcgggcagaaaacagtcacaaacctcaatacacccgagtatacccgaattcgtgggactagccgagctcgaataaagtgtgtcgccagtgtagagtgATGGAACATATTAATGACGAAAAAAGGTGCAAAGTTGTAGATAACGttgattttattttacattttgtaAATAGTTTCATATTTTAGTCCTAATTCAAAGAGCTCACTATATAATGCGTTGCATCTgaggggtggagggtaggtgcTTGTAAGAAAAGTATTCGACtgtgggaaaaaaaacaaaacttgttCTAGAGAGAACCCCAGTACCATCTTGTTACATAACAGTTTGGGTTAAAACAAGatatatgtccatcgagttcaaaaTGTGCAAAATTCTAACCAGATGAAATACGTGGCCTATATTTATAGCTATATTGTTATAGGTGTTTATTGTAACGTTACTCGTGTCGCTATCCTCTGCCTCATTCAGAAATAGTGGCACCGTGTCTCACTTTGACATTTTTCACACCTTTAATACATTCGAGGAAAGTTCTGTGAATCTTATTTTAGGAAAATAGGTACACGATTGATGATACAAAACCAAATAAAACGTGATCACCGTGACTCTTCCTAAAGTAAATCCTTGTATCTTTGGAGCGGAAGCCGTTTTTTGATTTAGAGTTTGTAAACAGCAAATAGTGGTACTTTGGGATTTATACATAAAAGTAGTGATACTCAAGGTttgtaaaaaacaaaataacaaaaatagtGTTATCCGTACCACTATACTAaattagtggctcagtgagtaaagactctgtgtgcagcaggggaacctggttcaatttccggtgtcgggtccttgtgaccttgggcaagtcactttatctccctgtgcctcagggaccaacatcatagattgtaagctccatggggcagggactgtttcTGTAAACAAAAATCCTAATTTATCCTAGgataaaagcgctatatgaaattaaATGTTACTATTAGTATGACATCAAAGTTATTACACTCTGGCCATCGGACAGACACACATGAAGTTACATCATCCTCACTGACCACGGACAATCATGGTGATGCTCTGCACCCCCAGCTCGGACGCCAGCCGGACGCTGCAGGAGTATCGGCCCCCGTCCGCCTCGCTGACATTAGGCAGGGACAGCGACACGTCTCCCAGTGCCACGCGCTCCACCGAGAGCTGCGCCCCCGGCCGGAACACGGTGACCTCGCCCGCGTATGACAACACCTTCTTGCCCTCGTTCTTCCAAAGCACGTGCACCTGGGCCGGGTCTACGGGGGCGACCCCCGAGGTGAAGTTACAGCGCAGGGTCGCCGTGGTGCCGAGCTGGGCGATCACCGCAGACGGCGAGGTGTTCACCTGCAGCTGGGCATctgagacagggacagagagaaacAAGTTAACCCCTTGGCAGCCAGAGAGGCCTGCCACGCATTGCCTTGTGGGGTATAACCAGCGCTCGAGGGGGCTTCAAGAAGCAGTGGTAATgtgggtttgtaaataaaaaagcagGGTGACTCTGTACCCCTTAGTTTCACTACGACAATGTATACAGCTAGGAACACATGAAGCACATGTCTAGTTTATATACAGAGCTGCAGTGGGCAGAAGAGGAAGGACAAACAGGGAGCTGAAAAAGATAGTATCTGCCTATAGCAGTATATCAGAGGTAAAAACACAGGGAAGGGCAGGTCAAAGGTGCTGGAGCCCTAAGAAGCTAAACATGTATTCATATCTAATGGACCGGGTGAAAGATCCATACAATGAAACTTTGTCtttcactgttcttggctgtcacattaatgGAGAAATGCATGAGGAACTTGTGagttctactttgtatctctgtcccagaggagacctgcactgtgtgtctctgtcccagaggagacctgcactgtgtacctctgtcccagaggagaccagcactgtgtgtctctgtcccagaggagacctgcactgtgtacctctgtcccagaggagacctgcactgtgtacctctgtcccagaggagacctgccctgtgtatctctgtcccagaggagacctgcactttgtatctctgtcccagaggagacctgcactgtgtgtctctgtcccagaggagacctgcgctttgtatctctgtcccagaggagacctgcgctttgtatctctgtcccagaggagacctgcactttgtatctctgtcccagaggagacctgcgctttgtatctctgtcccagaggagacctgtgctttgtatctctgtcccagagtagacctgcactgtgtatccctgacccagaggagacctgcactgtgtgtctctgtcccagaggagacctgccctgtgtatctctgtccaagaggagacctgcactgtgtatctctgtcctagaggagacctgcactttgtgtctctgtttcagaggagacctgcactgtgtatctctgtcccagaggagacctgcgctgtgtatctctgtcccagaggagacctgccctgtgtatctctgtcctagaggagacctgcgctttgtgtctctgtcccagaggagacctgcactttgtatctctgtcccagaggagacctgcactttgtatctctgtcccagaggagacctgcactgtgtatctctgtcccagaggagacctgcactgtgtatctctgtcccagaggagacctgccctgtgtacctctgtcctagaggagacttgcactttgtgtctctgtcccagaggagacctgcactgtgtatctctgtcccagaggagacctgcactgtgtatctctgtcacagaggagacctgcactgtgtatctctgtcccagaggagacctgcactgtgtatctctgtcccagaggagacccgcactgtgtatctctgtcacagaggagacctgcactgtgtacctctgtcctagaggagacctgcgctttgtgtctctgtcccagaggagacctgccctgtgtatctctgtcctagaggagacctgctctgtgtatctctgtcccagaggagacccgcactgtgtatctctgtcacagaggagacctgcactgtgtatctctgtcctagaggagacctgcactgtgtatctctgtcccagaggagacctgccctgtgtacctctgtcctagaggagacctgcgcttTGTGTCTCtgacccagaggagacctgcactgtgtatctctgtcccagaggagacctgcactgtgtatatctGTCCTataggagacctgcactttgtatctatgtcccagaggagacctgcactgtgtatctctgtcccagaggagaccggcactgtgtatctctgtcccagaggagccctgcgctttgtatctctgtcccagaggagacctgcactttgtatctctgtcccagaggagacctgcactttgtatctctgtcccagaggagacctgcactgtgtatctctgtcccagaggagacctgcactgtgtatctctgtcccagaggagacctgcactttgtatctctgtcccagagaagACCTGAACTTTGAAGAATTTGTTTTGTTTATATCTAATACCACAAATAATGtaatattaattaaaattaataaGTCCCAAACAGCCCTGGTCAAGGATACAGAAAGATAGAATAAGagatacacacataaataaatatatatatacatacataaatcagCAGAGAATAGCAGGGTTACAGATAAGATATACAGAACAGTCACAGAAAGACAGACTTAGCGGTACACACATGCATATAtgtaatgtatatgtatgtagaaggagtgagagatgaggagaaagagagagagagatcagcagAGAATATCAGGGTAACAGATAACAGTCACAGAAAGacagaattagcagcacacagacacacacaaatacagtatatcaacAGAGAATACCAGGGTTACAGATAGACATACATTCACAGACACAGTATCTGGTGTATAgacagatatactgtacagacaGAATAAGATGTACACAGACAgtgagatatacagatatacagtcaTGCTGCAGGCAGTGAGATGTATAGACACAGCTGCAGGCAGAAAGGATGCATATGGAGGCAGAGATGTGTGGGGTTTTATTTTCGTGTAATGATACGTTATCACATCGATCAGGCATGCAACAACGCAGAATCCGTGGTACTATATGGGTGCTGCGTGGTCAGACGTTGTCATATCATCACAGCCAGGGGTCACGTCTGCCCATTTTCATAAAAGCACCgatccgggggaggggggagcgcccGCTGCTGCCTGCAATGCCATTGTCACAGCCATACTCACAGACGTGTGCCACCGGCAGCAGGAGGACGAGAAGCGCCGCGGACATTATTACAGGCACCAAAACCACCGACAATGAATGGGCCTGCCAGGCGGATTGGCTTGACAACAACCTCACGCCCAGTTCTTCAGTGGTTAACCCTCCTGCCGAGGGCTCGCAGGCCACACATCCCGGGGTGTGAATGGTGGAGATCAGCTTGCATCTGCAGATACAACACACGCCCCTTGCACAGCAGAGCACAGCTCGCTGCTGCAGCTTGTGCAGAGGAGGGGAGCAGCATCCAAGGCTTCACATGCACATTGCCAGGCCATCCACAGAGACTGGTCTGTCTGTGATCAGCAGCAGCACAGGGACCCAGCGGTTAATACATATGTCATGTACCATTCTCTTCTCTACTCCCTTTTTTAGTTCATTAGCATTAATTACCTGATtcatatataatatgtatttatttagataatctttcccccccccctttttttcacttgtttttgtatttatataACACTTCATTTAGTAGTTATATTTATTTATGCACCTTTATTATTTAGGGTATTCATCTCTCTGTATTCACATTTTATGAATATTACTAGCGCACGTCACTTTTTTTTCACGTGTATATTGTCCAACATTTGGCCCACGGAGATTGGATGCTTCTTTATCCAAAATAAAGTGCCCCTATCACCTGTAGGGTTCCCAGGTGgcctctccaaaaatactggacaccatgGTGAAAGGAGCGATGTGTTCGAGACACGCACACCCCTCTCACAGcttcatgctgtttcctcctctccttgtccacacccccagactcctggcacctcctcttgattggctgcattacccacaagcagccaatcaggatggaggaagctgcccagccccctagcaacagccctactCAGGGAAATCACGCGACCCCCGCAGTCCCCTAAGCCGGACAGGTCactacgcccagagaggtaacaccagacacatacatgtccagtattacctctaatgttttactgtagagtgtccaaatacaggacagtccggttcaatactggacacctggagaCAATAGACATGGGTCCCTGTGTAAGAAGTTACGGAGAGGGGAGAAAATCTCAGATTAAAGTCACAATGTTGGAAAAGTGctttactttttttaaattattattataaagctGTTGGGACTGTTCTTAATTCTCATATCAGGACCCACAATTCTCAATTGGTTTATTTGCCCCACATAGTCATTCTGAGAGAAAATTTAGAAATGGCCCTTGCACTGCTTTCTCATCCAGATTATATACTGCATTGTGACATTATCCAGTAGTATTAGAGAAATATTTATTTGCCAATCATTGAATTTTAACAAAGTTGGCTGACACTGGAATTTTTTCTAAGAAATATTTTGCCACTCCCTAGAGAGAGCGCTTTGTAGCCATAGAAAAATGTGCTATCTCCCCCCTTGGTTTctagtgagtgtctctgagttgTAATcagtgcaaatatttttattttcctcCTTGTGGTTTTGATTCGGAAGCTCCTGGTGATGACATCCTTCTCATTCTCAGGAACTGGTGATTGTGTAAGGGGAATTAGGACACATATTGAGACAGTAGTATTTTTTGGGTCCCTGGATTATTTAGAATGTTTTCCTGGCTGCACAACAAACGCACAAAGCACAGAAAACACCGTGGAGAGCAGCATTGTTTTCCGTTGATACACAGAAGCTTATTTTTTTATACTATAGTTTGTGCCCAGGTTTGTTGCTAAGACTTTGATTGCTTCATGTGTCAAAGCAAATAGAAGCTGACATGATACTAATTCTATTGTTATACCCTCACTAACTGGGTTATTAAAGGGGCCGTCCCAAGTACTCAACTCAAAACATTTTGTAAAGGATTTCATCatcaaatatttttgaaagaaatATAACAATACTGAAAGAAAATAgtttgctttttatttatttggcacgtaattacaaatatttttattatcaTGGGTTCCCGCTTACAGTTCGTCCTTattagagaaccaataaagatggTCTGTGCAAACACAAGGAATAAATCAAACCCTTCGGGTTTACAAAGTCACTTTTAAAATGATATACAATCCTTCTACATATCAGAATAgttaaacatactggacacctaacaagctcctattgaaccgccaaaatacccacaacatatatataagcatatgagtgtcacagaggagtgctactgagcatggcaatatatatttaaaaccagagacagaacataaaacacagacagagctcagtgcacatccagtgaaactcatacacggtacagtgcctaaatatatatgtacaaatatctattaaataaaatggtcttttagtttaacatttttggccaaaattgttgcaagcccctgagccactgcacggcaggccacatctaatacagagtgcttttcctggtaatgtacaggttaataaaagcttcaatcagacttagaactttgcaactaatattgacagatttattataaatcattcttcctggtattgcacaggttattaagaatttatattagtgttagggacccctggaaatgtggcCTGCCGTGCAgcggctcaggggcttacaacaattttggccaaaaatgttaaactaaaagaccattttatttaatagatatttatacatatatatttaggcactgtaccgtgtatgagtttcactggatgtgcactgagctctgtctgtgttttatgttctgtctctggttttaaatacatatcagAATAGATACAACTAAATGAATTGCCCAGATGTAACCCCATAAAACATATTAATGCACTTTAGTCCCATGGAGGACTACATATTTAACACTCCCAAAATCAAAATGTATATTACTCTGCGTCTAGAACGAGCTGCAAAAAAGTATAACTTAGGAAGTAGTAATAGATCAAGCAACTTAAAGACTgtgtggtatattggtgcatcacctCAATAGACCCCAACAATGTAATCTCTCAATGAAGG belongs to Ascaphus truei isolate aAscTru1 chromosome 11, aAscTru1.hap1, whole genome shotgun sequence and includes:
- the LOC142463564 gene encoding tyrosine-protein phosphatase non-receptor type substrate 1-like isoform X2 — translated: MSAALLVLLLPVAHVYAQLQVNTSPSAVIAQLGTTATLRCNFTSGVAPVDPAQVHVLWKNEGKKVLSYAGEVTVFRPGAQLSVERVALGDVSLSLPNVSEADGGRYSCSVRLASELGVQSITMIVRDHRQISVEGTVVIVNQSNELRCRAGNLSTSEVMFEWLRNGQVLSTSTPRVLEDLNSEGVTVESSFCITPTMKDHGAQFSCQVLQKTSPYPLKKTFQLTFGVRPDVIFLLSSKGQKNSSLVCMAIGFYPDDLSLTLKRDGQLLGESMRKWMNPNGTFSLMAACPFNATLKDDNVDFTCTVYHSTLPGGSTERLRFTVDPYVPRAFWVIVAVGLVVAVGIPFLCKHVTDIAVCKDWTEGSTAVLKCSITGRYPKSITSVWLVRRGEKELLIKERGSLHPIGDYRELQEQDGYTCWNTLKSRSVCGLRHSLSSVLCFQVHKEHHDRAEFICRFMRGDKILEEKRFFGTVLDNYGFYSVSGVSVPDECNEGEKLTLSCSMLGNVPREIRVTWERCVTEERTPISKEQDVNYQVTENKSGGQLCSFLTFCPSLDDSGAVFTCSFCENEGRILAERSSQPLKVAEPKKNTWSRTYQDWGFRAFDESGITEI
- the LOC142463564 gene encoding tyrosine-protein phosphatase non-receptor type substrate 1-like isoform X1, whose amino-acid sequence is MSAALLVLLLPVAHVYAQLQVNTSPSAVIAQLGTTATLRCNFTSGVAPVDPAQVHVLWKNEGKKVLSYAGEVTVFRPGAQLSVERVALGDVSLSLPNVSEADGGRYSCSVRLASELGVQSITMIVRADHRQISVEGTVVIVNQSNELRCRAGNLSTSEVMFEWLRNGQVLSTSTPRVLEDLNSEGVTVESSFCITPTMKDHGAQFSCQVLQKTSPYPLKKTFQLTFGVRPDVIFLLSSKGQKNSSLVCMAIGFYPDDLSLTLKRDGQLLGESMRKWMNPNGTFSLMAACPFNATLKDDNVDFTCTVYHSTLPGGSTERLRFTVDPYVPRAFWVIVAVGLVVAVGIPFLCKHVTDIAVCKDWTEGSTAVLKCSITGRYPKSITSVWLVRRGEKELLIKERGSLHPIGDYRELQEQDGYTCWNTLKSRSVCGLRHSLSSVLCFQVHKEHHDRAEFICRFMRGDKILEEKRFFGTVLDNYGFYSVSGVSVPDECNEGEKLTLSCSMLGNVPREIRVTWERCVTEERTPISKEQDVNYQVTENKSGGQLCSFLTFCPSLDDSGAVFTCSFCENEGRILAERSSQPLKVAEPKKNTWSRTYQDWGFRAFDESGITEI